In Balneolales bacterium ANBcel1, one genomic interval encodes:
- a CDS encoding MarC family protein, whose product MELTAYLTAITGFFVIIDPVGAALIFHSLVPEDELRYRRYMAFKSVIISILLLIFFGFYGEALLQLLGININSMRIAGGLLLFYTAFNMVTRGAKLSRASEKTDISVFPMTIPLMAGPGALTLAILLFSGSTDTAHHVAIVAAILTIALLTLVLMLLSRHLRKLVGHTGDEIIRRFLGVILAALSIQFIYDGISNMVS is encoded by the coding sequence ATGGAACTTACCGCATATCTGACCGCAATCACAGGCTTCTTTGTAATCATCGACCCCGTTGGAGCCGCTCTCATCTTCCATTCCCTGGTTCCGGAAGACGAACTACGGTACCGCAGGTATATGGCTTTCAAATCCGTTATCATCTCCATCCTGCTGCTCATCTTCTTCGGGTTTTACGGCGAGGCGCTGCTGCAACTGCTGGGGATCAATATCAACTCTATGCGCATCGCAGGCGGACTCCTGCTGTTTTACACGGCTTTTAACATGGTCACACGCGGGGCCAAATTGTCACGGGCTTCCGAAAAAACCGATATCTCCGTCTTTCCCATGACCATACCGCTCATGGCCGGACCCGGCGCGCTCACCCTTGCGATTCTCCTTTTTTCCGGCTCAACCGATACCGCTCACCATGTCGCCATCGTGGCTGCGATTCTCACCATCGCGCTGCTGACGCTTGTCCTGATGCTGCTCTCGCGTCACCTCCGTAAACTCGTCGGCCATACCGGCGACGAAATCATCCGGAGGTTTCTCGGTGTGATTCTCGCCGCTCTTTCCATTCAGTTCATCTATGATGGAATCTCCAAT